The window CTCCTCTTCGCTAGGGTCGAGGAAGAGAACAGCACGGCCATTGCTCTCATATCTAGCCGTCCGTCCGACTCGGTGGATATATGTATCGGTGTCTTCGGGACAGTCTGCTTGGATGACCCAATCGACAGCCGGGAAATCGATACCTCGCGCAACCACGTCAGTCGCAAACAGACATGACGTCTTTGCAGCTGTGAATCTGTTTGTGATTTCCAATCGTGCGATCTGCTTTTGACGGCCGTGAAGATGGAGTAGCGGGATACCAGGCTGAAGATGACGCAAACTTTCGTAGACGAATCGGACCTGTTTACCGGAGCTAAGGAATACGATGATTTTGCTCTTGACATTTGCCTTGATAAATCCATACAAAGTATCAATCTTTTCGGGGAGGGGTGTGACGATATAGTGTTGTTGAAGAGTGGCGGGAGTGGCAGCTGTTGCATCTTGGTGCACAGAGACGTAATCGGGGTCTTTGAGGCTGAGTCGGGCAAGATCTGAGACTTTCTTGCTCTGTGTGGCACTGAACATGAGGGTCTGGCGAGATTTGGGCAGATGCTCAACCAGCGCATCTACCGCAGATTGAAATCCTAGATCCATGATGCGATCCGCCTCGTCCAGCACCAGAATCTGCAGGTTGTTCGCGTCGAAGCCGGCCGTCTGGTCCAGGTGCTGCAGCATTCGTCCTGGCGTACAAACAAGGATGTTCATTCGGATTAATCgctcagcttcttccttcaAACTCTTTCCACCAATAACCAGACCAGCTGAGAATGCGTGGTGTCGACCAATCTTTCGCAGGACTTCGAAAATCTGAACTGCCAGCTCGCGAGTCGGGGAGAGGATGAGCGCACCGAGGCCGTCGAATTCTGTCCATTGCGCACGATAGAGCTTTTCCAGCACTGGGACCAAGAAAGCCAACGTCTTGCCGCTACCTGTCTTTGCTGCGCCGAGGAtatcttttcctttcaacCCCAACGGGATCGCTTGTTCTTGGATTTCGGTCATATTCGTGAAATGCGATGAATGCAGGCCGGATGCTGTCGCGGGCGAGATTGCTGAAGACAGGTCGGCAAATGTCTTAATCTTGCCAGACTTTGGATCCTGTACATAGTCGAGGTCAGCCAGAGAGAAATGCATACCAGAATTTGCTTGCGCTTCATGCAACCCACCAGCTCTTGGATggcctcttcaatcttctgcAGGTCTTCATGATCGCGCttcctcttttgctttttgatCTCTGTTTTGTTTGGCTTGTGTTTTGGCGGCTGCCGCGCACCAGCTCTTGAAGGCATTGTGGCGATAAAAGCAGATGCTATAGTGAAACAAGGATTTTCATCAACGTCGAGATTCAAAGCGCTGGCACTGGAGTCTCGCCGTGTATAGAGAGATAACGGAAACTTTTTTTGTCGGAGCCGCCTTATCTTACCGCTATCGATAAGAAGATCATGAGTTAGTATTACAGGGTAGGCTACGTAGCGTTCCAAGCGCGCCGCGCCGCCTTCACAAATAACGTGGCCAATGCATTTTTCTTGGAAATTCcgataagaaaaaagttcGCATATTTATAGTCTGCATCATTGAAGCAGTGAGTGGCATAATAATGCCTATGGGATGAAAAGCAAATGTTTGTTTCTACAACACTGGGCGACTATCACCAAGCTAAGAAAATTTTTGCATCGAAACCAAGACGGAGAAAAACTATAGTAGCAAAGCTGGAATTAATActtttcatttttctttaatGCATCTATCATAACAAAATTTGTAACTATGGAAATACTCTTGTTCCAACCTAGCCCCTTGTAACGTAAAAGACGGATCGTTTTAAAACGGCTGGTTCTGTCAGGATGAGTGCTGTTGCTACGTATTCAGTACTCTTTTGCTCTGTTGATCTAATATACAACAGACTACTgtggtttttcttttctggtCTTGTGTGTAACAATTTCAATGCTATTCTGTTTGGCTACCAGTGCAATATGGCAGGCTGCCCATCGTAATTACAGTAGGCATGCTTATAGAAGTAGCAGCTGCTTATCAGAATCACATGTGCAAAAATAAAGTCAGTCTTCTGTCGTGATTTTGCAGCAAAAGGTATCAATTCATACGAGTCTCTTGCCTTTTAGCTTAGTTGCTTCGACTAGAAAGACTAACCAGCCAAAGCCTCAAGCTCCTCTATACAAAAGCGTATCAGAAGCACTCTCCCTGACCGGCATCCTAAAATGATTATTGATCCGCGGACAGCTGCTTCCCCTCCACGGCAGTCTGTTGGAAGCCACAAGATCTTCTTTTGGCGCCAACTAATCCAAGCCATCTCTTCATCGATAGAGAGATCTGTTATTGCGGATGAGTCTCTCATAGAAGGTGGATTAGATGATATAGCACTGGGTTGGAGGTTCAAGGGTACAGTTCCGGCATCTGTGGAAATGGATGTGTCAGTGGCGTTGAAGCATAGCTTTCCAGCACGATATGGTACTTGGATCACTTGTATGCACTCGCCCGTGTCGACGCTCCAGATCCAGACTGTATCATCAAGCGAAACCGATGCCACTAGCTTAGACCTATGTGAGAATGCCACCACATAGACCTCAGAGCTATGCTCTTTGAGAAAAATGCACTCTCCTGTTTTAGTGCACCAGATCCGGACCGTTTTATCGAATGAGCCCGATGCCACGAGCATGGAGTCATGTGAGAACATCACAGAACGTACAGCACCGCTATGGCCTTCTAGTATAATGCAATCGCCTGTATCAGTATTCCAGATCCGGACTGTTGTATCCTGTGAGCCTGATGCTACAAGCTTTGAATCAGGCGAGAATTCCACAGAATAGATATTATCACTATGGCCTTCTAGAACCCTGCACTCGCCTGTTTCAATGCACCAGATCCGGATTGTATGATCATGTGAGAAtgataataaaagctttgaATCATGCGAGAATGTCACAGATATGACATAATCGCTATGGCCTTTTAGAACCCTGCACTCGCCTGTTTCAGTGCACCAGATCCGGATTGTATGATCCTCTGAGCCCGATGCCCCTAGCTTGGAATCAGGAGACAATGCCACTGACCAAACTCTATTGCTGTGAATTTCTGGAACTCTGCGGTTGCTTGAAGTGACGTCCCAAATCCTGACTGTGCCGTCGTTGGAGGTTGACGCCAGAAGCTTAGAGTTATGAGAAAACATGACTGACTCGACCCGACGATTATGGCCATCCAGAGTTTGCTTACACTCGCCTGTATAAGTGCTCCAGATCTGGATGTTGTTCTCGCTCGAGGCTACTGTTACTAGCTTGGAGTTATGTGAAAATGCCATTGAGTCGACCCAAATTTTCTCCAAAGCTTTGCATTCGCCTGTGCTGAGATTCCAAATCCGGAGTCCAACAGTTCCGTCCCCAGCCAAGGCCACTAGCTTGGAGTCATTCGAGAACTTCATTAACCTGACCTGGCTATCATGACCCTCTAGAATATGCTTGCACTCGTCTGTATTAGTGCTCCAGATCTGGACTGTGTTATCTTCATAGGCTAATGCCACTAGGCTAAAGTTTAGAGAGAGCGCTGCTGACTTGGGGGGATTGCCTTGCCCCTTCCGAACCAGTTTGTCTTCTCCAGTGCGGGTGTTCCAGATCTGGACTGTTTTATTATCTGAGGTTATTGCCACTAGCTCAGAGTCGTGTGAAAACATCACGGAGTTGACTATGTCGCCATGACCCTTTAAGACTTGCTTGCATTCACCTGTTTCTGTGCTCCAGATCCGAACTGTTTTATCATATGAAGTTGTTGCCACTAGCTCAGAGTTGTGTGAGAACGTCACGATTGTGACTGAGTCGCTATGACCTTTTAAGATTTGCCTGCATTCGCCCGTTTCGGTGCTCCAGATGCGAGCTGTATTATCAGATAAGGTTGATGCTACTAGCTCAGAGTTGTGTGAGAAGACCGCTGACTTGGCTGAACTGCTATGACCATCTAAGATGTGCCTGCATTCTCCTGTTTCGGTGCTCCAGATGCGCACTGTTTCATCATCTGAATCTGATACCACTAGTTTAGAGTCGTGTGAGAAAACAGCTGAATTGACTCGATCGCTATGGCCCTCTAATACCAAAAGACATGGATCCCAGTTGTCTCCTACTATAGGCCTAAGGGAAATCCATTTTGGTATCTTATCAGCATTTTGCACTCTAACGTGACTTTTTCCAGGTGCGTAAAGCAATGCAGAGGAATATATTTGCAACGGTGATTCATTGATAACGGAAAAATTCAAACGCAGGAAACGTATTGCATCCG is drawn from Trichoderma atroviride chromosome 7, complete sequence and contains these coding sequences:
- a CDS encoding uncharacterized protein (BUSCO:EOG092D19T7); the protein is MPSRAGARQPPKHKPNKTEIKKQKRKRDHEDLQKIEEAIQELDPKSGKIKTFADLSSAISPATASGLHSSHFTNMTEIQEQAIPLGLKGKDILGAAKTGSGKTLAFLVPVLEKLYRAQWTEFDGLGALILSPTRELAVQIFEVLRKIGRHHAFSAGLVIGGKSLKEEAERLIRMNILVCTPGRMLQHLDQTAGFDANNLQILVLDEADRIMDLGFQSAVDALVEHLPKSRQTLMFSATQSKKVSDLARLSLKDPDYVSVHQDATAATPATLQQHYIVTPLPEKIDTLYGFIKANVKSKIIVFLSSGKQVRFVYESLRHLQPGIPLLHLHGRQKQIARLEITNRFTAAKTSCLFATDVVARGIDFPAVDWVIQADCPEDTDTYIHRVGRTARYESNGRAVLFLDPSEEEGMIKKLEQRKIPIQKVHVKDKKKKTIRNNLQDMCFKNPDLKYLGQKAFISYTRSIHLQKDKEVFKFDAHDWDAYAASLGLPGTPQIKFQKGEDIKRIKNAPRQGMLSDSESDMDLDGAYDKKKKDKKKQEVRTKYDKMFERTNQDVLSSHYSKLVLDGGKATKEGGDDDDDDDDDDFLAVKRRLNDDDLDAVSGKAPVSGAKVIELGGDDLYVVDSKRREKALQSKKKMAKFRGNSSKLVFDEDGNAHEVYELQDEEDFKQQGPADEQRQKFVESETVRVKEADVDDKLLAKQKKREKKYKKKEREAMEMAGGADPRLEGPEDGEDPLALLRSLPMAGEDRSDDGASDAEPPKKKAKKWFQDDSDEEDAKKKSKGGKRKKVFEVDQEPETLEDLEALAAGLLDD